CTTCCCTTGCTAAGCAATACAGACGTGCAAGTGTcctttgctgctgaaaacaaaaaaaagtcagctcAAATGAAATGTGATAGCTCTTTAATGGTACAGAGCTCTCCCGCTGGATCCAGCTCCAACAGACTCGCCAGTACAGCTCCAGGTTCCATCAGAGGAGTTGCCTGCTTTggtggagggagaaggaagcatTCATTTTTGACAGACAAATGCtgacaaaaaaaagccaaaaccaaaacaaactacTGATGAAATACATAGGACTGGGGCTTGTTCTCTCTGGCAAACCAGGCAAAAAAAACATCGCAACAATACATAAATGAAGGCAACATAGTGACAGATTTCTACAATATGCCATATGCTGTCACTTCTTACCTCCTTGAAACTTGCTTTTCTAGTCCTTCAAAGTTTTGTCTCATTAACTTCCCTGTCACTGTTCTGATTTAAGAATGTCCTTGTTAAAACTAAGACACCTGTAAGCCTTCCCTGGGCACTCTTGCCTCTTACTGGGAAAAACCACGTGATCTTGGCATTCATTCCATATAAAGTGACAGATGCTGCTGAAGAAAGTATGACAAAACTTCCCATCCTCCTGCAATTCAAAATTCCATCTCCCCAGCTGTAAAAATATAGTTAGGAATAGcaagaaaagaacacaaaagcTAAGGCTGATTTCTTTCAGGTTATGTATTTATGGAATACTTGCTTTGGAACAGAGGTGATCACTGCTCACGGTTTCTATTGTGCTTTCCTGGATATCCTCAAGTCAGCTGCAGATACCACATTAACCAGCTCGGCTCTAGAAATGAGCTGCCAGTTAACTGCTGCTGCACTGACAGCCAGGGAGTTCTGACACATAAGACAGGTCCTACGCACACAGGCTTTTTGGACAGCTGATGCAGTTTTACTTTTGGTAACAGAATattgcatttgtaaaaaaatacagatatttggCTACCTGAATCAATGTTAAGGTAGATAAAGTTTTGATCTTTAACTCCACGGCAGTGTCAACTTAAGTATGCAAGTGTGTAGGACCAGAAACAGGCCAGAGACTCCAGTATCTGAAACAGCACTAGAACCCACAGCTATATATGGCAGGCAATTAGCATTTACATAGTTAAGCCTCAAGACAATCCATGGCTGGTGCGTCTCACCAACTAGCAAAACAGGTATTTTGCTCTTAGCCTTAGCTGAGCGGATTTGCTGGAAGCAACCTCTGCCTCTCTGTCACACTACCTGCATGCCTCTGTCATGCCCGTCTAACTGCACTTTCAGTTTGTGAAGCTCTTCGATCTCCCGGTTGTGGCGCTCCGTTTTGTGCCGCACCAAAGAGCGGTAGAAGTGAATGGTGAAGACAACAAAAATCAGACCCACTGGGACCATGATGATGGTGGAGACCAGTGCTGACTGCCAACCCGCGTGGCCGCTGGGCTTCTCGACGTTGGTGGTCTCATTTTTCAGGATGGAGCCCACAGGCAGGAATTTTATCCAGCACAGAAGCACGActtctgcaaggaaaaggaGGATCCCCAAGACAGTGGAGAAGCCCCACGCCAGCTCAATGTAGGGATGCATGCGCTCATGTGGGGACTCACTGATGGAGTTCAGGTTGTGGATGTTGCTCACTGCTTCCACGTTAGGCAGGATGCAGGTGCTGATGAGAAGGGCAAAGAGATGAACTGCAACCAGCACTGTTGTGCAGGCACTGAAAGCAATCAGCAGCATCTGGGGGTACTTGTACTGCACCTCCAGCTGCACCTCCACCATGGCAACCTGgggagaaaggaacaaaaagctTGTCACCATCTGTTAGTTCTCCTCTTTTCAAGGCTTTCATCCAGGAAAGCATCTTTATTCAGGAAGAGCACCTAAGGTCAAGTATACACTCAAGTGCTTTTTGGAATGGCAGCCTACATGGATCATTTCTGTTTCCCATGAAGCCGTACACGCAGTCTGCAGCTTGGCCTTCCTGAAGGCTCACGTGCATGGTTCTGCGCtgtagttttctgaaataacGTTATCTCTCCTTCCAACCATGAGCCATACGAACTGCAtcaaaccaaacacacaacaGAAGGAACTCATTAGACAACAAGTGGAGCTTGGAGGCAGCTGACAGCCTGCTAGCCCGCCTGCCCATCACACGTTCTCCTTCCGCTCATTACTTGCAGCTGCGGTGCAGGAAGTTTCAACTTCAGGCgcataaagaaaagcaaaagcaagcagctcttctggccagcagccagcaaggTTTCACTACCCCTCCATGGGAAGCATGCAAGCTACTTCACAATTTAAGTTAGTCCATAGTTAAAACAGCTGCCTTCTATTCTCAGAACActgtatgtttgtttttattacaaatatgCCCAGATACAAGTTATTTATATCCTCAAATTTCTCCCTTGAGAGCTAATAACCTACTGATACGCTCAGCAGAAGTGGACAGCTACTGACTTACGGGTGTGCTCAACAACTCAGATAGGGTTTCTCAAAACAAGATCTATTATAGAGTAAGTCTCTAAAGCTGTCTATTTCTTATTTAATCAAATAAAGCTTAACAAGCAGAGTAAGTGCAAGAGAGCAGGGAAGTCTTCTGAGATCAGAACTGGAGTCCTACTACAGGGCTGTTAACTGGTTTTGCAGTTAACTTGACCTACCTTGAAGTAAAATAGTATTTGCGTGTGGTGGCATCCCTGAAAGGACTGCAGAAACCTTTTGGTAAGAGAAGCCACAAAAAGAGCTGTCAAGACTATCAAACATTCCTCTCTAGCAGCTTgcttggctctgcagctgcacttCACGATTTGCACAAATACTACCTTGCCTGGCAGCAGGCAAAACCTCTGGTGATCCCAGACGACCTGCCGCTCAGCTTGCCGAGGATGCGTTAAGGAGAGAAGCCGATGCCTGGACACCTGCCTCAGGGCAGTGCCTCTCAAGACCATCATGAGAAGGGCAAAGTCTGAACAAGCAGCTCATTTCTAGGGGGCAGATGGATTTTGCAGAACAGACTCACAATTACTTTATCCAGACTTTGCATGAGACCACCACTAGGCAGCCGTTTCAGGTTCTATAATAATCTGCACCATTCACTCTGGtattatttgttattaatattatttaggCACTGGAAGATCAGGCGTACACTCATGCTGTCCCTTGGTGGTAGCCCTGAAAAGGATTAAAGGGGATGGAAACAAGTGCCTACGTTGGCATGACTGCTGCCTTACCTGCATTTACTTTGAAACCATCAGCAGCCTGAACAAGGGGATCACAGTCAAGTCTGAACACATTTAGCAGCAACCAAGATGTAACGCATGTGTTTGTGGTGGCATGTGGTCAACCTCTACAAATCCAGATTTTACACCTACCTCCGCTATTTAGGATACCACTATTTAGCAAAAATACTGTGACAGCCCCTGGATGTTCCCAGCCTTTTGTTCCTATTATGAACATGTGgggttcttttttgtttgtttgttttttaaaggttcCTGTTCACAGTTTACAGTAGTTCTTGTATAGCAGAGAAAATAACAATGCAGGAGTGGCTATCTATTACAAGGTCAATTTAATTAAAGCACAATACACATTGCCTTGTATACGTTCTTTTTGCAATTCCTCTTATATTGATTCCAGGAGATCAGAATTATTCTCTGCGGCCCTTTTCTGTACAACAAATTTGTACAGTGCTGTGATTGTCAGTCACACCCTATCAgccaggaaaagctgcagcgATATTGTTCATTATTGGGTGCTGTAACACCCAGAAACATAGTATTCAGCAAGCCGAATCGGAATTGTACCTGCATGTTCAATTTATAGCTTTATATTAAAGCTGAGAGCCTGGCTGATGTCAACATATCAATTTCTACTTGTTATTCTTCGCATGAGCAGCACTTTTCAGCTAATTGGATGTTTCCTCCCAGACTAACCTACTCCCTAGGGCTAGCTTCAGCTGTGCAATGTGATGAATTTTTAACACTGACTGATGGCTCAGTAAGaggtatttcagagaaaaacatcaaCAATCCAGACAGGGaagcaaggcagaaaaacagTTCATTTAACCCGAACAAGTACTGGAAAGGTGAGTGAGCTGTTATCGTTTACCCTGTACACACTGTCATGTCATTCTCTGACCGGGATAAGAGAAAGAGGACAAGCTGACATAacccatttaaaaatcattaaatatgCTGCTTAGTCTGTAAAACTATTAATATGTCATGTTTGATACAATTATACTTTTCCATGACACAGCCCCCTTTATCTTAACCTCTTCCAGAAGCCAAGGTGTCAAGGGCTTGGCTTTGCATGACACTGAGCACTCTGCCAAGCCGCAGAGTATTCCAGCATAGGCTTAATTTTAAGCTTGAGAATCACCCTGTTGAACTCCACACTCACAGGTTTGCTAAAGGCCCAAGTATTCAGAAAATTTTAGAATTAAATTGCAATTAAATGACATGCAATTATGGCTTGGAGTTTTTTTAGACCAGTATAGCCCAGATTGTCCACAACAAATGTGATGCTCATCTTGAGGAATTTAGACCAGGGTAGATAGTATCGGGCAAAAGGATGACAAATGGCTTAACCATGTTAAATTCACACAGATGGTTTGGCAGCCTGTAAAAACAATCACTCCAGTAGATCTGTTAGGCAGGGTtcttatttttggtttggttttgttttgtaaatcaAATACATATCCTACAGCAATTAGATGAGTATTGAGAAGACTTATCAGCGGTAATAGCTCTTACTTCCATCAGGAAAATTATTAAGGAGGTTTCCTAAGCTCCCTCAGTCTCCTTCacctgcagcctccctggggCAAACGCAGTACCCCTACAGCCCACCTCCAAAGAGACCTGGCACTGGAAAGGACCCACATTCTCCTGATCTGCCCAATGCTCTGCCAGAAATACCAGAGACAGCACTGAGTAACGAGGAAGGTTCACATTATTCTGCAGCCTGTCCAGAAGGAGCTGGATCAAAGCCACTGCCTGTTGATTAAATATCCATCAGCTTGTAATAATCTTCAGCCAATCTGGAACTGGCTTGAATCAAACATACTGACAGGGAAGTAAATAAAGCAATAGCCAAGCGCTGTATGTCATTTGTTTATGTAGCAAAATCCACCCAGGGCTTCAGGGGAACTATTTAAGTAACTTCTCTACTTTCATCAATAGCCAAATAGATGCTCTTATTAGAGAGCAAACATCCATGTAACAAATCTCTGCGTGCCAAATTACCAGCAGAGAACTAACACAGTAGGAATAGATACCTCAGCTTTCACTGGAAGGTCCAGTACGATCAGCTGAGAAAAGCTTGCTATAAAAGAGAATTCTTTATTGCAAAAATTTCAATTCCAACAACTACTCATTTATTATGTTAAGCTGCTGATTGCAATTAACATTACTCATACCtatgtgtttgcattttaaacagtCTAAAGAGAATAGAAGTAAAATGGTTAATTTTGTGTGTTCACGAAGGACTTCCAGCAACTTTCTGTTGTGCGAGTTGAGAAGGCAGGCTTTGTTTTCAGATATGTGGTTCAGCCCTGCAGTGTGGGTGGGCCACAagtgccccctcccctccacagCCCCAAGTCCCAGTGGTGCCAGCAACAGCACACCCCGGCATGGGCACCTGCTTGTGTAACCACGCTGCCTGGGTGGATCAGTTCAGAGCAAcacaaaatgttaatttaatatTCACGTTGAAGAGAACGGTCACAAATGCCTAACACAGGACTAAGGCAACCCAGAGGCACAAAGGGCAAGCACACGAGCAGCTTTTAGAGTAAGAAAGCTTCTGAGTGAAAGAAGTCTAACAGGAGAGCAATCAATTTTCTCAAAATGAGGAGGTACCTTCTGCCATTTCAGCACACAAGCTTGATTATAAACCAACATATGCTGTGTGAAAAGTCTGTACAAGCATCGCTTGCATGCAGTCAGCAAGCGGAGAGGAACTGCAAAGCGACCAAGCACCCTctctcccctgcagcctgctcccacTTAACTCCCCACTTGCATTTTTCCAGCTTCACTTTGGGTGACCAATTTTGTCATCCCAGACTGTTGTAATGTTACAGATGATTCATGTTCTTGGGGAttgggggaggaaaaagcagtggaagaagCTAAACCAAGGAAAGCTATCTGAAAAGTTCTTGAGATCTGTCTCCCCCCCAGTTTCTGAGCTGCAGGATGCAACATCACATCACATCCCACTCACTCAGGTGCTGCCCTCTGCATTCAGCTGACAGACCTCAGGAACAACCAGACCTGCCCATTTCCCGAGCAGAAAACCCCCCAAACAGGTTTCAGTTCTCCATCCCAAAAAGCAAGAACTGGAGGGAAGATGAAGACACTCACACTGACACAGCACTGCCGTGTTTTGCAAACACCACAGCTCACACCAGACCACTGACTGcctctgttttgtttattcGCTTGCTCCCTGACATGGTTTTGACCTGTGCAAATAGCTTCCAGATAACACCCAAACGCTGCATAGAGGAAACCAGGTACTGGGGATTATGCCCAACAGGCAGCACTGACAAAAATATGCCAAGTTTGGCTCCCTACAGTCCTCTGACAGCAGCTCCAAGGCTGCAGGGCCTCTTCTCGCACCTCAGTGTATAACACTATCTCCCCAATCATGCTATGCAAACTTTGCTCTGGCAGACCGTGACCCAAACTCCACCTTATTTTAGACAGCatgacctgaaaaaaaccccacacaggAATTAAGACAATGTTCAGGACCACAGCAACCACAAGGGCCCAGAGGAGCTCCACGCCCAAGTGCAACCTCACACGATCACAGCCAGCAACAACGGCCTCGGAGAGCCCGGATCCTGTATTGTTTAGTACTGCTTACTCGTTGAGCAGTTAGGATCACTGGCAGGTAGGggattagtatttttaaagagctgaCTTGGAAGTGTGCAGCTTGACTGCCAGGCAGCTCATGTATCCTTGCTGCCTTG
The Falco rusticolus isolate bFalRus1 chromosome 1, bFalRus1.pri, whole genome shotgun sequence genome window above contains:
- the ORAI2 gene encoding protein orai-2 isoform X1, producing the protein MSSELNVPVDPSTPACCSEPGTKGMDYRDWVRRSYLELVTSNHHSVQALSWRKLYLSRAKLKASSRTSALLSGFAMVAMVEVQLEVQYKYPQMLLIAFSACTTVLVAVHLFALLISTCILPNVEAVSNIHNLNSISESPHERMHPYIELAWGFSTVLGILLFLAEVVLLCWIKFLPVGSILKNETTNVEKPSGHAGWQSALVSTIIMVPVGLIFVVFTIHFYRSLVRHKTERHNREIEELHKLKVQLDGHDRGMQVV
- the ORAI2 gene encoding protein orai-2 isoform X2, with the protein product MIHVAMVEVQLEVQYKYPQMLLIAFSACTTVLVAVHLFALLISTCILPNVEAVSNIHNLNSISESPHERMHPYIELAWGFSTVLGILLFLAEVVLLCWIKFLPVGSILKNETTNVEKPSGHAGWQSALVSTIIMVPVGLIFVVFTIHFYRSLVRHKTERHNREIEELHKLKVQLDGHDRGMQVV